GCAGGAGGTCGCCGAGGACGGCGCGGCGGCGCTGGCCCGGGCCCGCGAGATCGCGCAGACCATCGCCGAGCGCGCCGCGCCACTGGGCGTGCAGGCCACGCTGGCTTCTGCGCACCTGGCCCGCGAGCGGGGAGAGGCGGCGGCGATCGAGCGGTTGCGCCCCGACGTCGCGGCGTTGTTCGCCAGCGAGGACGCCGCCGAGGGTGTGCAGTCGTTCGTCGAACGACGGCAGGCCAGGTTCAGCGGACGCTGACCGCCAGGCCGGCCGTGGCCGAGCGTCGACCGTGAACCACGCGACGTCCAATCGGCGTGTCGCGCAGCATAATTCACACTCGACGGCTACTGGTCCGGCCGGGCTAGGGGCGCCGGCTTGCCGGGCCCCCGGCTACGGTAAGCCGGCCTTCCCGTCCTGACCGAGCACCAGACCGCCGGTGCCCCCGGCGCCGGCCTTGCCGACGGTAGTGGCACTGCCGCCGTTTCCGCCGTTGCCGCCGTCGCCGACCAGCACGGCGCTGCCGCCCAACCCGCCGGCGCCGCCCTTACCGCCGACACCGCCCGAACCGCCGGCACCGCCGTTGCCACCGTTGTCGAACAGCCCCGACTTGCCGCCGGCCCCGCCGGCTCCGCCGTTGATGGCCACGTCGGGAGCGCCGGCCCCGCCGGTGCCCCCGGCGCCGCCGGAACCGAACAGGAACCCGCCATTGCCGCCGGTGCCGCCGACCCCGCCCGTGGTGTTGAGACTGTCGCCGCCGGTGCCGCCGGCGCCGCCGCCGGCTCCGGATGCGACCAGCAGTCCGGCGTTGCCGCCGGCCCCGCCGGTGCCGCCGAGCAGGTTGCTCTGCCCGCCGTTGCCGCCGTCGCCGCCGCCCCCGAACAGGCCGCCCGCCCCGCCGGCCCCGCCGGTCCCGCCGCTGGTGGTGAAGCCGAAGCCGCCGGTTCCGCCGATTCCGCCGGAGCCGAACACCCCACCGGATCCCCCGTTCCCCCCGACCCCGCCGACGGCAGCACCGGACCCGCCGGTGCCGCCGGCCCCGCCATTGCCGAACAGGCCGCCGGTGCCGCCGGCCCCGCCGGCGCCGGCGCCGGCGGCACCTCCGGATCCGCCGATACCGCCCGCCCCGCCGCGGTTGAACAGTCCGCCGGCACCGCCGGCTCCGCCCTGGCCGCCGAGGCCGAGCGGTGAGAAACCGCCGGTCCCGCCGCTCCCGCCCGCCCCGAACAAGGTCCCACCTGCTCCTCCCGCCCCCCCGGGCAGGCCGGCCGTGGCGCCGGTGGCGGTCGCGCCGGACCCGCCGGACCCGCCGTTGCCGAACAACCAGCCGCCCGCCCCGCCGGCAGCTCCGGTTCCCGGGGCGCCGTTAGCGCCGTTGCCGATCAGCGGACGCCCGGTCGCGGCCTGAATGGGGGAGTTGATCGCCTGCAGCGCCGTTTGCTGGAAGGTGTGTAGCGGGTTGCCGCTCGCCGGGGCGTTGGATCCGTCCGCTCCCAGCAGGGGCCCACCGAGGCCGCCGGCGCCGGTGCTGCCCGCCGTGCCACCGGTGCCGCCATTGCCACCGTTCCCGCCGTTGCCGATCAACACGCCGCTGCCGGCGGCTCCTCCGGCGCCTCCGAAGCCGGTGTTCGTTCCGGCGCCGCCGGCGCCGCCGTTGCCGCCGTTGCCGATCAGCCCAGGCTTGCCGCCGTTTCCACCAGCACCGCCGGTGCTGAGTCCGCCCGAACCACCGTCCCCGCCGGCGCCACCCGTCCCGCCGGAGCCGAACAGCAGGCCGGCGTTGCCGCCGGCCCCGCCGGCTCCGCCGGTGCCCAAGCCTTCGCCGCCGGCACCGCCGGCACCGCCGGTACCGCCGTCGGCGGTGGCGAGCAGGCCGGCGTTGCCCCCCGCGCCGCCGGCCCCGCCGAGCCCGCCACTGGCGCCCGACCCGCCGTCCCCGCCGCCGCCGAACAGCCCGCCGGCCCCACCGGCCCCGCCGGCCCCGCCGATGGCCGCGCTCTCTCCACCGGAACCGCCCGCGCCACCGGTGCCGAACAGGCCGCCCACTCCACCGATTCCGCCGGCGCCGCCATTGGCGCCCAACCTGCCGCTGCCGCCGGCCCCGCCGGTCCCGCCGCTGGTGAACAACCCGCCGGCTCCGCCAGCTCCCCCTACCCCACCCGTGCCGGCGGTCACCGCGTACCCGCCCGGTCCGCCGGCCCCGCCCGTACCGAACAGCAGGGCCGCACCGCCGGCTCCGCCCGCCCCGGCCTTGCCGGTCGATGAGCCGCCGCCCGCCCCGCCTGCCCCTCCGTTGCCGATAAGCCCGGCGGCCCCGCCCGCCCCGCCCGCCTGACCGGGCGCGCCGGACCCGCCGGCCCCGCCGTTGCCGATCAAGATCCCGCCCGCCCCGCCCGGGGCGCCGGTGCCGGGGGCGCCGTTGGCGCCGTTGCCGATCAGCGGGCGTCCCAACAGCGCCTGGGTGGGAACGTTGAGCAGGTCGAGCGCATTCTGTAGCACCGATGCCGCGGTCGCTTCCGCGGTCGCATACGAAGCGCCGCCCGCGGTCAGGGCCGACACGAACTGAGAATGAAATGCCGCCGCCTGCGCGTTGAGCGCCTGATACGCCTCAC
This genomic stretch from Mycobacterium paragordonae harbors:
- a CDS encoding PE family protein, encoding MSFVIAVPELLSTAATDLAGVGSAIGAAGASAAGPTTALISAGADEVSAAIAAVFNSHGEAYQALNAQAAAFHSQFVSALTAGGASYATAEATAASVLQNALDLLNVPTQALLGRPLIGNGANGAPGTGAPGGAGGILIGNGGAGGSGAPGQAGGAGGAAGLIGNGGAGGAGGGSSTGKAGAGGAGGAALLFGTGGAGGPGGYAVTAGTGGVGGAGGAGGLFTSGGTGGAGGSGRLGANGGAGGIGGVGGLFGTGGAGGSGGESAAIGGAGGAGGAGGLFGGGGDGGSGASGGLGGAGGAGGNAGLLATADGGTGGAGGAGGEGLGTGGAGGAGGNAGLLFGSGGTGGAGGDGGSGGLSTGGAGGNGGKPGLIGNGGNGGAGGAGTNTGFGGAGGAAGSGVLIGNGGNGGNGGTGGTAGSTGAGGLGGPLLGADGSNAPASGNPLHTFQQTALQAINSPIQAATGRPLIGNGANGAPGTGAAGGAGGWLFGNGGSGGSGATATGATAGLPGGAGGAGGTLFGAGGSGGTGGFSPLGLGGQGGAGGAGGLFNRGGAGGIGGSGGAAGAGAGGAGGTGGLFGNGGAGGTGGSGAAVGGVGGNGGSGGVFGSGGIGGTGGFGFTTSGGTGGAGGAGGLFGGGGDGGNGGQSNLLGGTGGAGGNAGLLVASGAGGGAGGTGGDSLNTTGGVGGTGGNGGFLFGSGGAGGTGGAGAPDVAINGGAGGAGGKSGLFDNGGNGGAGGSGGVGGKGGAGGLGGSAVLVGDGGNGGNGGSATTVGKAGAGGTGGLVLGQDGKAGLP